A window of the Burkholderia sp. 9120 genome harbors these coding sequences:
- the cobC gene encoding alpha-ribazole phosphatase, with product MDIVLIRHPAVALEAGVCYGHSDVALAEDAEVSSDALALKLATLQVPAPRVLMSSPLTRCSALATELANAFGCVISHDDRLKEMDFGDWETQRWDAIDRELLDAWAANFEHARAHGGESVAQFVTRVRAWLDAFAQTRELSPAYVVTHAGVMRVIASLVLDVQLERCLQWSLDMTGIVWLRRDDETQQWSLVRWNA from the coding sequence ATGGATATCGTCCTGATTCGCCATCCTGCCGTTGCGCTCGAGGCGGGCGTTTGTTATGGCCATAGCGATGTAGCGCTGGCCGAAGACGCCGAAGTATCGTCCGACGCGCTCGCGTTGAAACTCGCCACCTTGCAGGTGCCCGCGCCGCGCGTGCTGATGTCGAGTCCGCTCACGCGCTGTTCGGCGCTCGCGACTGAACTGGCGAACGCGTTCGGGTGCGTGATCAGTCACGACGATCGTCTGAAGGAAATGGATTTCGGCGATTGGGAGACGCAACGTTGGGACGCGATCGATCGCGAGTTGCTCGACGCCTGGGCGGCTAACTTCGAACACGCGCGTGCGCATGGCGGCGAGAGCGTCGCGCAATTCGTCACGCGCGTGCGAGCCTGGCTCGATGCGTTCGCGCAGACCCGCGAATTGTCGCCCGCGTATGTGGTCACGCATGCGGGGGTGATGCGGGTGATCGCGTCGCTGGTGCTGGACGTGCAACTGGAGCGCTGTCTGCAATGGTCGCTGGATATGACCGGGATCGTCTGGCTGAGGCGCGATGACGAAACGCAGCAGTGGTCGTTGGTGAGGTGGAATGCGTGA
- a CDS encoding ABC transporter ATP-binding protein yields MTPSHDLVQASLSAQRLTLRAGSRTLLDAFTHTFYAGEIWCVAGPNGAGKTTLLSALAGLLQPSAGHVELDGMRVADWPPLPLAQRRALMPQSAADAFSASVLDIVMLNRFPHLNGWGWEGAADRDAAHAALDLLGLTAFAARDVLSLSGGERQRVALAAVLCQDAPLLLLDEPLSHLDLHHQIDCLEALAAWTREPRRTVLFSCHDLNLARRFATHALLLDGEGGAYAGPAHDVLTPTLTSRAFGYPLILIRDGEHEALIPAPRARHESLAVHDGPAS; encoded by the coding sequence ATGACCCCATCCCACGACCTCGTTCAAGCTTCGCTCAGCGCGCAACGTCTGACCTTGCGCGCCGGCTCGCGTACCTTGCTCGACGCCTTCACGCACACGTTCTACGCGGGCGAAATCTGGTGCGTCGCCGGGCCGAACGGCGCGGGCAAGACGACGCTGCTGTCCGCGCTCGCGGGCTTGCTGCAACCGTCGGCGGGGCACGTCGAGCTCGACGGCATGCGGGTCGCCGACTGGCCGCCGTTACCGCTTGCCCAGCGCCGGGCGCTGATGCCGCAAAGCGCCGCCGACGCATTCAGCGCGAGCGTTCTCGACATTGTGATGTTGAACCGCTTCCCGCATCTGAACGGCTGGGGCTGGGAAGGTGCAGCGGATCGCGACGCGGCGCACGCGGCGCTGGACCTGTTGGGCCTCACCGCATTTGCCGCGCGCGACGTGCTGTCGCTGTCGGGCGGCGAGCGTCAACGCGTGGCGCTAGCGGCGGTGTTGTGTCAGGACGCGCCGTTGCTGCTGCTCGACGAACCCTTATCGCATCTCGACCTGCATCATCAGATCGATTGTCTCGAAGCGCTGGCCGCGTGGACCCGCGAGCCGCGCCGTACCGTGCTGTTTTCGTGCCATGACCTGAACCTGGCGCGCCGCTTCGCCACGCACGCGTTATTGCTCGACGGCGAGGGCGGCGCGTACGCCGGCCCCGCGCACGACGTGCTGACGCCCACGTTGACGAGCCGCGCATTCGGCTATCCGCTGATTCTGATTCGCGACGGCGAACACGAGGCGCTGATTCCGGCGCCGCGCGCGCGTCACGAATCGCTTGCGGTTCATGATGGACCGGCAAGCTGA
- a CDS encoding adenosylcobinamide-GDP ribazoletransferase yields the protein MNPLAELRYFFTALGYFTRVPVPRWVGFEPHYLNAAARYFPLVGALVGGLSALVYLAALHVFPAGVAVLLSMAASLLVTGAFHEDGLADCVDAFGGAYTRDDVLRIMHDSRIGAFGAIALVIALALKWQTLAALPPLRAASLMIAAHAASRTCAISYLATLDYVRAEGKAKPVAQRLSGPALLCAVLFGLPWLWWPNGLMWPDASAWRFAASALVLLLALRFVMGRYFVRRIGGYTGDCLGFAQQIFELSIYLVGLAWISS from the coding sequence ATGAATCCGCTCGCTGAACTGCGCTATTTCTTCACGGCGCTCGGCTATTTCACGCGCGTGCCCGTGCCGCGCTGGGTCGGCTTCGAGCCGCATTATCTGAATGCGGCGGCGCGCTATTTTCCGCTGGTCGGCGCATTGGTCGGCGGCTTGAGCGCGCTGGTCTATCTCGCCGCGCTGCACGTGTTTCCGGCCGGCGTTGCCGTGTTGCTGTCGATGGCCGCGTCGCTGCTCGTCACCGGCGCGTTTCACGAAGACGGTCTCGCCGATTGCGTCGATGCGTTCGGTGGCGCCTATACACGCGACGACGTGCTGCGCATCATGCATGACTCGCGCATCGGCGCCTTTGGCGCCATCGCTCTCGTGATCGCCTTGGCATTGAAGTGGCAAACGCTCGCCGCGTTGCCGCCGCTGCGCGCCGCAAGTCTGATGATTGCCGCGCACGCGGCGAGCCGCACGTGCGCGATCAGCTATCTGGCGACGCTCGACTACGTGCGCGCCGAAGGCAAGGCCAAACCGGTCGCACAGCGCTTGAGCGGCCCGGCGTTGTTGTGTGCCGTGCTGTTTGGCTTGCCGTGGCTGTGGTGGCCGAATGGGCTCATGTGGCCCGATGCCTCCGCCTGGCGCTTCGCTGCCTCGGCGCTCGTGTTACTGCTGGCGCTTCGCTTCGTCATGGGGCGATATTTCGTCAGACGCATCGGCGGTTATACCGGCGACTGTCTCGGCTTCGCGCAGCAGATCTTTGAATTGAGCATCTATCTGGTGGGGCTTGCATGGATATCGTCCTGA
- the cobT gene encoding nicotinate-nucleotide--dimethylbenzimidazole phosphoribosyltransferase, with amino-acid sequence MTSLSRLAGLPEVAPLDQSLRAELQHIIDTKTKPPGSLGRLETLARQMGLIQRTTHPTVQRPAMIVFAGDHGIADEGVSPYPQAVTAQMVANFLAGGAAINALSRVAGIELEVVNAGIATPLPSTEGLVDIPVAAGTRNFAREPAMTPQQALAAMQAGAARVRHHAALGTNVIGFGEMGIANTSSAACLMSRLCGVPIDECVGRGTGLDNAGLAKKRNVLASALAHHDVSGDPLTVLATFGGFEIAMMAGAYLAAAEARMTILVDGFIATSALLIADALAPNVREYCVFAHASNEAGHRRMLDHFGGLPLLSLDLRLGEGTGAALAVPLLRAATAFINDMASFESAGVANRDA; translated from the coding sequence ATGACTTCTTTGTCCCGCCTGGCCGGTTTGCCCGAAGTCGCGCCGCTCGATCAATCGCTGCGGGCCGAACTGCAACACATCATCGATACCAAGACCAAGCCGCCCGGCAGCCTTGGCCGGCTCGAAACGCTCGCGCGGCAGATGGGGCTGATCCAGCGCACCACGCATCCCACGGTGCAGCGTCCGGCGATGATCGTGTTCGCCGGCGATCACGGCATTGCCGACGAAGGCGTGAGCCCGTATCCGCAAGCGGTGACCGCGCAGATGGTCGCGAATTTTCTCGCGGGCGGCGCGGCGATCAATGCGTTGAGCCGCGTCGCGGGTATCGAACTCGAAGTGGTCAACGCGGGCATTGCGACGCCGTTGCCGTCGACGGAAGGACTCGTCGACATTCCGGTCGCCGCCGGCACGCGCAACTTCGCGCGCGAACCGGCGATGACGCCGCAGCAGGCGCTCGCCGCGATGCAGGCGGGCGCGGCGCGCGTGCGGCATCACGCGGCGCTCGGCACCAACGTGATCGGTTTCGGCGAAATGGGGATCGCGAATACCTCGTCCGCCGCGTGCCTGATGAGCCGCCTGTGCGGCGTGCCGATCGACGAATGCGTCGGACGCGGCACCGGTCTCGACAATGCCGGGCTCGCTAAAAAGCGCAACGTACTGGCCTCGGCGCTCGCGCATCACGATGTGTCCGGCGATCCGCTGACGGTGCTCGCCACCTTCGGCGGCTTCGAAATCGCGATGATGGCCGGCGCGTATCTCGCCGCCGCCGAAGCGCGCATGACGATTCTGGTGGACGGCTTCATCGCGACGTCGGCGTTGCTGATCGCCGACGCGCTCGCGCCGAACGTGCGCGAATACTGCGTGTTCGCGCATGCGTCGAACGAGGCGGGGCATCGGCGCATGCTCGATCATTTCGGCGGCCTGCCGCTGCTGTCGCTCGACCTGCGTCTCGGCGAAGGCACCGGCGCGGCGCTCGCGGTGCCGCTGCTGCGCGCGGCGACGGCGTTCATCAACGACATGGCCAGCTTCGAATCGGCCGGCGTCGCGAACCGCGACGCGTGA